From a region of the Paenibacillus lutimineralis genome:
- the dnaX gene encoding DNA polymerase III subunit gamma/tau, producing MEHIALYRAWRPQSFQDMVGQQHIIRTLQNAIREQRLSHAYLFSGPRGTGKTTTAKVLAKAVNCEKGPAAEPCNECEACRRITAGAVMDVLEIDAASNRGVEEIRDLREKVKYAPTEVRQKVYIIDEVHMLTTEAFNALLKTLEEPPPHVMFILATTEPHRLPATVISRCQRFDFRRVSLEEQAGRLKMICEQEGITAEEDAIQYICRLSDGGMRDALSILDQIASFTDGHVSYEQVMSLTGGIPSKQFAQLAQTLIEGDVGSMMQIIEQLMQEGKSADKCMENLMYYFRDLLMIKTVPQADKLTERVLDPEDYREMAHAFSRPQLFRIIETLNHYQTEMKYSQQPQMLFEVALLKLCSIPQQESASGEGAGSAAHVAEASEIKQLKQQLVELEKKLEKALQGGLAAAGGGGAQASSQASSARSSRGASPRVSSAAKIPSGMDRYVAQKDDSDTAKVQSKWHQVLQAVKDEKVTIHAWFMNGEPVSVLEDAILVAFKNEIHRETTEKPAHKGVIEQVLERQFGKPYRLVTMMLKDWSEAIQSGTAAPAQPLELEHEEEQGGSKEPWVDEALEMFGEDLVVIKE from the coding sequence ATGGAGCATATTGCGTTGTACCGTGCTTGGCGGCCGCAGTCGTTTCAAGACATGGTAGGACAACAGCATATTATCCGTACACTGCAGAATGCGATTCGTGAGCAGCGCCTATCGCATGCTTATTTATTTAGCGGACCGCGCGGGACGGGGAAGACGACAACTGCCAAGGTCCTGGCCAAAGCAGTTAACTGCGAGAAGGGTCCTGCAGCAGAGCCTTGCAATGAGTGCGAAGCATGCCGGAGGATTACTGCAGGCGCTGTGATGGATGTGCTTGAAATTGACGCCGCTTCCAACCGGGGGGTCGAAGAAATCCGCGATCTTCGGGAGAAGGTGAAGTACGCCCCTACGGAAGTGCGGCAAAAGGTTTATATTATCGATGAAGTTCATATGTTAACAACTGAAGCTTTTAATGCGCTACTCAAGACGCTTGAGGAGCCGCCTCCACACGTGATGTTCATTCTGGCTACAACTGAGCCGCACCGGCTTCCGGCGACGGTAATCTCGCGCTGTCAGCGCTTTGACTTCCGTCGTGTCTCATTGGAAGAGCAGGCTGGTCGTCTGAAGATGATATGCGAGCAAGAAGGGATCACCGCCGAAGAAGATGCTATTCAGTATATTTGCAGGTTGTCTGATGGGGGAATGCGGGATGCCCTCAGCATTCTGGATCAGATCGCTTCATTTACGGATGGACATGTCTCTTACGAGCAAGTGATGAGCTTAACCGGTGGGATTCCGTCCAAGCAGTTCGCTCAGCTGGCTCAGACCCTAATTGAAGGTGATGTCGGCAGCATGATGCAGATCATTGAACAGCTCATGCAGGAAGGCAAGAGCGCCGATAAGTGCATGGAGAACTTGATGTATTATTTCCGCGATCTGCTGATGATCAAGACCGTCCCTCAGGCGGACAAGCTGACCGAGCGTGTACTTGATCCAGAGGATTACAGGGAGATGGCGCATGCTTTCTCACGGCCTCAATTGTTCCGGATTATTGAGACGTTGAATCACTATCAGACGGAGATGAAGTATTCTCAGCAGCCGCAGATGCTGTTCGAAGTCGCTTTATTGAAGCTCTGTAGTATTCCGCAGCAGGAATCTGCGTCGGGAGAGGGTGCGGGAAGCGCTGCTCACGTAGCCGAGGCTTCGGAGATTAAGCAGCTCAAGCAGCAGTTGGTCGAGCTGGAGAAGAAGCTTGAGAAGGCGCTGCAGGGTGGTCTGGCAGCGGCTGGTGGAGGTGGAGCACAGGCTTCTAGCCAAGCAAGCTCAGCCCGATCATCCAGAGGTGCATCGCCACGCGTCTCCTCGGCGGCCAAAATACCGTCCGGCATGGATCGGTACGTCGCTCAGAAAGACGATTCGGATACCGCCAAGGTTCAGAGCAAATGGCACCAGGTGCTGCAGGCCGTTAAAGATGAGAAGGTGACGATTCACGCCTGGTTCATGAATGGGGAGCCTGTCTCTGTACTGGAGGATGCTATTCTGGTTGCTTTCAAGAATGAGATTCACCGGGAGACAACAGAGAAGCCAGCCCATAAAGGTGTTATCGAGCAGGTACTTGAACGCCAATTCGGTAAGCCATACCGTCTGGTAACTATGATGCTTAAGGACTGGAGTGAAGCGATTCAGAGTGGGACGGCTGCTCCGGCGCAGCCTCTGGAGCTTGAGCATGAGGAAGAGCAGGGCGGGAGCAAGGAACCTTGGGTCGATGAGGCTCTAGAAATGTTTGGAGAAGATCTCGTCGTGATTAAAGAGTAA
- a CDS encoding YbaB/EbfC family nucleoid-associated protein: MNNMNQMMKQVKKMQEQMLKAQEELATKTVDGSAGGGVVTVEVNGHKKVLSVNIKPEAVDPDDVEMLQDLILAAVNDALGKAEELANQDMGKFTGGMKIPGLF, from the coding sequence GTGAACAATATGAACCAAATGATGAAGCAAGTGAAGAAAATGCAAGAGCAAATGCTGAAGGCACAAGAGGAACTTGCCACTAAGACAGTGGATGGTAGTGCAGGTGGCGGCGTTGTAACTGTAGAAGTGAATGGACATAAGAAGGTGTTGTCCGTCAACATCAAGCCAGAAGCGGTTGATCCGGATGATGTGGAAATGCTGCAGGATCTTATCCTTGCTGCGGTAAATGATGCTCTTGGCAAAGCCGAAGAACTCGCTAACCAGGATATGGGCAAATTTACAGGCGGAATGAAAATTCCAGGTCTATTTTAA
- the recR gene encoding recombination mediator RecR: MYYPEPIAKLIDAFTHLPGIGPKTAARLAFHVLRMEEDDVIDFAKALVSVKRNLHYCSVCCNITDTDPCRICQDKTRDPSVICVVQESKDLVAMERTKEFDGYYHVLQGAISPMEGLGPDDIRLKELLTRLSDERVKELILATNPNIEGEATAMYISRLVKPFDIRVTRIAHGLPVGGDLEYADEVTLSKALEGRRELS, translated from the coding sequence TTGTATTATCCCGAACCGATCGCGAAGCTGATCGATGCTTTTACACATTTGCCAGGTATCGGCCCTAAGACCGCAGCTAGGCTGGCTTTTCATGTGCTACGCATGGAAGAAGATGACGTCATAGATTTCGCCAAAGCCCTCGTCAGCGTGAAGAGAAATCTTCATTACTGTTCCGTCTGCTGCAATATTACGGATACGGACCCGTGTCGGATCTGTCAGGATAAGACTCGCGATCCTTCTGTGATCTGCGTTGTTCAGGAATCGAAGGATCTGGTAGCGATGGAGAGAACGAAGGAATTTGACGGCTACTATCATGTGCTTCAAGGGGCGATATCCCCTATGGAAGGTCTTGGCCCGGATGATATCCGTCTGAAGGAACTGCTAACTCGTCTAAGTGATGAACGGGTCAAGGAACTGATCCTTGCTACTAATCCGAATATTGAAGGCGAAGCCACAGCTATGTATATTTCGCGGCTGGTGAAGCCTTTCGATATTCGGGTTACACGGATTGCCCATGGACTGCCGGTTGGCGGTGACCTTGAGTATGCGGATGAGGTAACACTGTCCAAGGCACTTGAGGGTCGGAGAGAACTCAGTTGA
- a CDS encoding DUF2508 family protein: MRHKIAESKELLSVTLEPGQEEEYKRMLYHEVNKARKEWEWAYMAFQEAVGQDNIDVAIYTLEAAERRYQIELKRAKQANVRWDAFQYGSYFE, from the coding sequence ATGAGACATAAGATTGCTGAGAGCAAGGAGCTATTGTCCGTAACATTGGAGCCGGGTCAGGAGGAAGAGTATAAGAGGATGCTCTACCATGAGGTCAATAAGGCTCGTAAGGAGTGGGAGTGGGCCTATATGGCATTTCAGGAGGCGGTAGGTCAGGATAATATTGATGTGGCCATTTATACACTGGAGGCCGCGGAGAGAAGGTATCAAATTGAACTTAAACGGGCCAAACAGGCTAATGTAAGATGGGATGCCTTCCAATATGGTTCCTATTTTGAGTAA
- a CDS encoding pro-sigmaK processing inhibitor BofA family protein, whose product MRIILIGVLAVSLLFLLYVVFSRKLGLAWLTRMGLHIVLAALGIYIVNFSGLLSEAYIPLNPITISTALVLGLPGVALLLGLKLTMI is encoded by the coding sequence GTGAGAATTATTCTAATAGGTGTTTTAGCTGTTTCTTTGCTCTTTCTGCTGTATGTCGTCTTTTCACGTAAGCTAGGTCTAGCGTGGTTAACCCGGATGGGGCTACATATTGTCCTGGCTGCGCTAGGGATTTATATCGTGAATTTCTCCGGATTGTTGAGCGAGGCATACATCCCTCTGAACCCGATTACAATTAGTACGGCGCTTGTGCTCGGATTGCCAGGGGTAGCTCTTCTGTTAGGGTTAAAATTAACTATGATTTGA
- a CDS encoding Crp/Fnr family transcriptional regulator, whose product MNKYTHPIYFIIHGLIKTHKIDEKGNEQILSLLKTGDMFPHTGQFGSNPYPTTATTVINTELFALPISSFEQILAGSPSIAFKMMAVMASEIRELHNKLQGFTSRNLEDRGISFLIKLAEDFGIRIDGNILINVPRTHQEIANLIGFTRQSVTRLLSSLCKEGLLTVNRKGFLIHNLQALRERVCVKENCAHCREHKLYERS is encoded by the coding sequence ATTAACAAATACACACATCCTATCTACTTCATCATCCATGGACTAATTAAAACCCATAAAATTGATGAAAAGGGCAACGAACAAATCCTTTCTTTATTAAAAACAGGGGATATGTTCCCACATACCGGACAATTTGGCTCTAACCCTTACCCTACCACGGCTACAACTGTCATTAACACGGAGCTGTTTGCATTGCCTATATCTTCTTTTGAGCAAATTCTAGCGGGCTCGCCAAGTATCGCATTTAAAATGATGGCGGTTATGGCCAGTGAAATTAGAGAGTTGCACAATAAACTACAAGGATTTACTTCAAGAAATCTAGAAGATCGAGGAATCTCTTTCTTAATTAAATTGGCTGAGGATTTCGGTATTAGAATTGATGGAAATATCCTGATTAATGTACCTAGGACTCACCAGGAGATTGCAAATCTGATTGGCTTCACAAGGCAGTCGGTCACCCGTTTATTAAGCAGCTTATGTAAAGAAGGATTACTGACCGTAAATCGCAAAGGTTTTCTCATCCATAATCTTCAAGCCCTGCGAGAACGAGTATGTGTCAAGGAAAACTGCGCTCACTGCCGCGAACACAAATTATATGAGAGATCATAA
- a CDS encoding PucR family transcriptional regulator, translating to MDIKELKRQLEGIIGSSLSLLEMDQEIWNSLANGNSLNQPSSGMARLHDRPRWLWKTDSSKVYVFEAETPLTEREIRLIDLLLSAAREKSNHHPFPSKRDEESRCIELGKWLQEQIKSGNIQSTVPDDMAIKPKLAENLFLFLLGCEDRPGQEVQYSKLNKLLRSYFGGEVVLVPMRESWLVLVREALLLDVQDESNEGIETERDMLGALCQGLYELIANEWGGGGFRLTVGDKLINQERLVPTTIALQETLLLGRIFQVSEHIYLPWDLELERLVYHIPDDRRLQFIEESGVDSHLLEDEETLITLENFFQLDCNVSETAKRLYIHRNTLLYRLDKFKQETGLDVRSFQDAVLVKLRILLYKVTKRL from the coding sequence ATGGATATAAAAGAGCTGAAGCGACAGTTAGAGGGGATTATAGGATCATCCTTATCTTTGTTAGAGATGGATCAAGAGATTTGGAATAGCTTGGCAAATGGCAATAGCTTGAATCAACCATCTTCCGGAATGGCTCGGTTGCATGACCGGCCTCGATGGCTATGGAAAACGGATTCTTCCAAGGTGTATGTTTTTGAGGCCGAAACTCCACTGACAGAACGGGAAATTAGATTGATCGATCTCCTGCTGTCTGCAGCCCGTGAGAAATCGAACCATCATCCCTTTCCGTCAAAACGAGATGAGGAATCCCGCTGCATAGAGCTTGGCAAATGGCTGCAGGAGCAAATTAAAAGCGGCAATATACAGAGTACTGTTCCAGATGATATGGCTATTAAGCCCAAGCTAGCGGAAAATTTATTCCTTTTTCTGTTAGGCTGCGAGGATCGGCCGGGTCAGGAGGTTCAATATTCCAAGCTAAACAAATTGCTACGTAGTTATTTTGGGGGTGAGGTTGTCCTCGTTCCTATGAGAGAGTCATGGCTTGTCCTGGTTCGGGAGGCTCTTTTGCTGGATGTGCAGGATGAGAGCAATGAGGGGATTGAGACAGAACGTGATATGTTAGGTGCGCTTTGTCAGGGATTGTATGAGCTGATCGCCAATGAATGGGGTGGAGGAGGATTCCGCTTAACTGTAGGGGACAAGCTGATCAACCAGGAGCGGCTTGTACCGACGACGATTGCTCTGCAGGAAACGCTGTTGCTCGGGCGGATCTTTCAGGTATCAGAGCATATCTATCTGCCTTGGGATTTGGAGCTTGAACGGCTTGTATACCATATACCGGATGATCGGAGACTGCAATTTATTGAGGAGAGCGGGGTCGACTCCCATCTGCTTGAGGATGAAGAGACGCTGATTACACTTGAGAATTTCTTTCAGCTGGATTGCAATGTAAGCGAGACAGCGAAGCGCTTATATATACATCGCAATACCTTGCTTTACCGACTTGATAAGTTCAAACAGGAGACGGGGCTTGATGTTAGGAGCTTTCAAGATGCGGTTCTGGTGAAGCTGAGGATCCTATTGTATAAAGTTACGAAAAGGCTATAG
- a CDS encoding ABC transporter ATP-binding protein, whose translation MAGVRLEHIFKKYAGADKATVMDVNLDIADKEFLVLVGPSGCGKSTTLRMIAGLEEITEGKLYIGDRVVNDVAPKDRDIAMVFQSYALYPHMNVYQNMAFGLKLRKVKKEEIDQRVREAAKILDIEHLLDRKPKALSGGQRQRVALGRAIVRDPQVFLMDEPLSNLDAKLRGQMRAEITKLVKRLETTCIYVTHDQTEAMTMGDRIVVMHDGIIQQAASPEELYNQPNNIFVAGFIGSPTMNFINGKIVEQNGSVYFQSDSLKVEVPQGKAVTLKEKGCIGKEVIMGVRPEDIHEEPIFLEGSPNTVFTGSVDVTENLGHEMLLYLNSTSPLIARVDGRSNTREGDNVKLAIDMNKIHIFDKETELNVFK comes from the coding sequence ATGGCAGGCGTACGCTTAGAACACATTTTCAAGAAATATGCAGGTGCTGATAAAGCAACGGTTATGGACGTAAACCTTGATATCGCAGATAAGGAGTTCCTCGTACTCGTAGGTCCTTCCGGTTGCGGTAAATCTACAACTCTTCGTATGATCGCTGGTCTTGAAGAAATTACCGAAGGTAAATTGTATATCGGCGACCGCGTCGTGAACGACGTAGCTCCGAAAGACCGTGACATCGCGATGGTATTCCAATCCTACGCTTTGTATCCGCATATGAACGTATATCAAAACATGGCGTTCGGTTTGAAACTTCGCAAAGTGAAGAAGGAAGAAATCGATCAACGTGTACGCGAGGCTGCTAAGATCCTCGACATCGAGCATTTGCTTGATCGTAAACCAAAAGCTCTCTCCGGTGGTCAGCGTCAACGGGTTGCCTTGGGCCGCGCTATCGTCCGCGATCCTCAAGTGTTCCTTATGGACGAACCTCTTTCCAACTTGGACGCTAAACTTCGTGGTCAAATGCGTGCGGAAATCACAAAGCTGGTTAAACGTCTGGAAACCACTTGTATCTATGTAACGCATGACCAAACAGAGGCTATGACGATGGGTGACCGTATCGTAGTTATGCACGACGGTATCATTCAACAAGCTGCTTCTCCGGAAGAATTGTATAACCAACCAAATAATATTTTCGTAGCTGGATTTATCGGTTCCCCTACAATGAACTTTATTAACGGTAAAATTGTAGAGCAAAACGGTTCTGTATACTTCCAATCCGATTCTCTCAAAGTTGAAGTACCTCAAGGTAAAGCTGTTACCCTGAAGGAAAAAGGATGCATAGGCAAGGAAGTAATCATGGGCGTACGTCCTGAAGATATTCATGAAGAGCCGATCTTCTTGGAAGGATCCCCAAATACCGTCTTCACGGGAAGTGTAGACGTAACAGAGAACCTTGGTCACGAAATGCTGTTGTACTTGAACAGCACTTCCCCATTGATCGCTCGCGTTGATGGCCGTTCGAACACTCGTGAAGGCGACAATGTGAAGCTTGCCATCGATATGAACAAGATTCATATCTTCGACAAGGAAACTGAATTGAACGTTTTCAAATAA